One Deltaproteobacteria bacterium DNA window includes the following coding sequences:
- a CDS encoding DUF86 domain-containing protein, with product MTDAPLVAKKLAIVETCIRELRGMARLEHLRNDVRERRFVEHTLQVAIQAALDVASHIVSDERLGEPDTNRGLFALLESAGWIDPPLSASLQRMAGFRNVLVHGYADVDLGVVEDAVRSGLADLERFLGAVRARS from the coding sequence GTGACCGACGCCCCGCTGGTCGCGAAGAAGCTCGCGATCGTCGAGACCTGCATCCGCGAGCTGCGCGGGATGGCGCGCCTGGAGCACCTCCGCAACGACGTTCGCGAGCGCCGGTTCGTGGAGCACACGCTGCAGGTCGCCATCCAGGCCGCGCTGGACGTCGCCTCGCACATCGTCTCCGACGAGCGCCTGGGCGAACCCGACACGAACCGCGGCCTCTTCGCGCTCCTGGAATCGGCTGGCTGGATCGACCCGCCGCTCTCGGCGTCGCTCCAGCGCATGGCCGGTTTCCGCAACGTCCTCGTCCACGGCTACGCCGACGTGGACCTCGGCGTCGTCGAGGATGCCGTGCGCAGCGGGCTCGCGGACCTGGAGCGATTCCTGGGGGCGGTGCGGGCGCGCTCGTGA
- a CDS encoding nucleotidyltransferase domain-containing protein, which produces MPHERLEDGLRALLRDAPPEVLSAWLFGSEARGEAGEHSDVDVAVLYATPPASRLAAGPLDLEGALERALGRPVQLTVLNRAPADLVHRVLRDGRLLLDRDRAARIRFEVERRNEYFDLAPLRARYRAGGRRAS; this is translated from the coding sequence GAGCGACTGGAAGACGGGCTGCGAGCCCTGCTGCGGGACGCCCCGCCCGAGGTCCTCTCGGCCTGGCTCTTCGGCAGCGAGGCACGGGGCGAGGCGGGCGAGCACAGCGACGTGGACGTGGCCGTGCTCTACGCCACGCCACCCGCCTCACGCCTCGCTGCCGGGCCGCTCGATCTCGAGGGCGCGCTCGAGCGCGCCCTCGGCCGCCCGGTGCAGCTCACCGTGCTCAACCGCGCGCCGGCGGACCTCGTCCACCGCGTCCTGCGCGACGGCCGTCTCCTGCTCGATCGCGACCGTGCCGCCCGGATCCGCTTCGAGGTGGAGCGCCGCAACGAGTACTTCGACCTCGCTCCGCTCCGCGCCCGCTATCGCGCCGGGGGACGGCGCGCCTCGTGA
- a CDS encoding glutathione S-transferase: MSAEQSSFFRVYGMSQSFFTRKLEGYLSYKGIPYRLRRCAGAVPEARAAGWPGGVPVVRTPEGAWCWDTTEVIEHLETRHPEPSVLPPDPVQLFLCYALEDAFDEWLYRAAVGSRWHFEENHRVGGFELARDLSFEAPVTADQAAQLVRAHVTATCEPFGVTAANVGAWIDEVLRPWQRALEAHLAASPYLFGGRPSLADFALFGGCAAHLANDPLCRRWLDADAPALGKHTQRLLEPEEQAFGPWAPADPVPDTLVALVAELGRSYLPWVSRATEAGRAELAFAGGSRIEIAATPFLANARGVLLARYTALRSPALDALLERASVRAYYADFVGQAGVVPDPTSPPRPARNRPFPPPWERER; the protein is encoded by the coding sequence GTGTCCGCCGAGCAGAGCAGCTTCTTCCGTGTGTACGGAATGAGCCAGTCCTTCTTCACGCGCAAGCTCGAAGGCTACCTGAGCTACAAGGGCATCCCGTACCGGCTGCGCCGCTGCGCGGGCGCCGTGCCCGAGGCACGCGCGGCGGGCTGGCCGGGGGGCGTGCCGGTCGTGCGGACACCCGAGGGCGCCTGGTGCTGGGACACGACGGAGGTGATCGAGCACCTGGAGACCCGCCATCCGGAGCCCTCCGTCCTGCCGCCGGATCCGGTGCAGCTCTTCCTCTGCTACGCCCTCGAGGACGCCTTCGACGAGTGGCTCTACCGCGCCGCGGTGGGCTCGCGCTGGCACTTCGAGGAGAACCACCGCGTCGGGGGCTTCGAGCTGGCGCGCGACCTGAGCTTCGAGGCGCCGGTGACCGCGGACCAGGCGGCGCAGCTCGTGCGCGCGCACGTGACGGCCACCTGCGAACCCTTCGGCGTGACCGCAGCGAACGTGGGCGCCTGGATCGACGAGGTGCTCCGCCCCTGGCAGCGCGCCCTCGAGGCGCACCTCGCCGCGAGCCCGTACCTCTTCGGCGGGCGCCCGTCGCTCGCCGACTTCGCGCTCTTCGGCGGCTGCGCCGCGCACCTCGCGAACGATCCCCTGTGCCGGCGCTGGCTCGACGCGGATGCCCCGGCGCTCGGGAAGCACACCCAGCGCCTCCTCGAGCCCGAGGAGCAGGCCTTCGGACCCTGGGCGCCCGCGGACCCGGTGCCGGACACGCTCGTCGCGCTGGTGGCGGAGCTCGGGCGCTCCTACCTGCCCTGGGTGAGCCGCGCCACCGAGGCGGGCCGCGCGGAGCTCGCCTTTGCGGGCGGCTCCCGGATCGAGATCGCCGCCACGCCCTTCCTCGCGAACGCGCGCGGAGTCCTCCTCGCGCGCTACACCGCCCTGCGCTCACCGGCGCTCGACGCGCTCCTCGAGCGCGCGAGCGTGCGCGCGTACTACGCGGACTTCGTGGG